The following proteins come from a genomic window of Candidatus Poribacteria bacterium:
- a CDS encoding exo-alpha-sialidase: MYKTERPLYTAGTEGYHTFRIPALVRSNAGTLLAFCEGRRTGGGDSGDIDIVLKRSFDNGETWQPMQVAVSTGADTDGNPAPVVDRDTGTIYLLFCKNLADSAEGKIVAGEAPRTVWVTSSDDDGETWSEPREITATTKDEEWTWYATGPCHGIQLANGRFVIPCDHVLGNSRDYAQYGYSHLIVSDDHGETWRIGGKAQPGTNESVVVETVDGGLYFNCRNYVAPKRRAYARSSDSGDTFTEFGYEEDLIEPICQASMVRYTDANQHDKNRVLFSNPASTSRERMTIRISYDECQSWSRGKVLHAGPAAYSDLCIDSDMNICCLYEHGKDRAYETVSFAKFDLAWLTDGEDSLA; the protein is encoded by the coding sequence ATGTACAAAACGGAGCGTCCGCTTTACACGGCGGGGACGGAGGGATACCATACGTTCCGGATTCCCGCGCTTGTCCGGTCAAATGCGGGAACGCTGTTGGCGTTCTGTGAAGGCAGGCGTACAGGCGGTGGGGATTCGGGAGACATTGATATCGTCCTGAAACGGAGTTTTGACAACGGCGAGACGTGGCAACCGATGCAAGTCGCGGTTTCCACAGGAGCCGATACGGATGGCAATCCTGCCCCGGTGGTCGATCGGGACACGGGGACAATCTATCTGCTTTTCTGCAAGAATCTCGCCGACAGCGCCGAGGGAAAAATTGTTGCAGGAGAAGCACCCCGCACCGTTTGGGTGACCTCCAGTGACGACGATGGGGAAACTTGGTCAGAACCGAGAGAAATCACAGCCACGACGAAGGACGAGGAATGGACGTGGTATGCAACCGGCCCCTGCCACGGGATTCAACTCGCAAACGGCAGATTCGTCATTCCGTGTGACCATGTGCTTGGAAACAGTCGGGACTATGCGCAATATGGCTACTCGCACCTGATTGTCAGCGACGACCACGGTGAGACGTGGCGGATCGGGGGTAAGGCGCAACCAGGGACGAATGAATCGGTCGTTGTTGAAACTGTGGATGGTGGACTCTATTTCAACTGTCGGAACTACGTCGCACCGAAGCGACGTGCTTATGCGCGAAGCAGTGATAGCGGTGATACATTCACCGAATTCGGTTACGAAGAGGACCTTATTGAACCGATTTGTCAGGCGAGTATGGTGCGCTATACGGATGCGAATCAACATGACAAGAACCGTGTCCTGTTCTCTAACCCTGCCAGCACGAGCCGTGAACGAATGACGATCCGTATCAGTTACGATGAGTGTCAAAGTTGGAGTCGTGGCAAAGTCCTACACGCCGGTCCCGCGGCATATTCCGATCTCTGTATCGATTCAGACATGAATATATGCTGCCTCTATGAGCATGGTAAGGATAGGGCTTACGAGACGGTGTCGTTCGCAAAGTTTGATTTGGCGTGGCTAACAGACGGAGAGGATTCCTTGGCGTGA
- a CDS encoding methyltransferase domain-containing protein — protein MTPFPWRKVSVDSHVTPLTDESYWTTLWDGQQHKVRHLRWAYVANRQLATLFDRALSGFKQPTLIELGCADSLWLPYLARNYESDCYGVDFSELGCQLAQRNLALADARGTILCEDLFAFAKRHHAAFDFVYSMGLIEHFSTPQAILEEMYSLLKPGGTMLTITPNLRGMYTPIARVASPKLLATHKVIFPTDLASALRDTGFQVTEFGYTGGPLKLSVVDYSPWRAVIGRWGHEVLCKCVNLTDIVIGNLLAGLRVPNQQLTSPYVYALCTKSLGKCQEQII, from the coding sequence ATGACGCCGTTTCCATGGAGGAAAGTTAGTGTGGATTCGCACGTTACACCCTTAACGGATGAGTCCTACTGGACGACACTCTGGGACGGGCAACAGCATAAGGTTCGTCACCTGCGGTGGGCTTATGTCGCGAACCGTCAACTCGCGACGTTGTTCGACCGGGCACTCTCAGGTTTTAAACAACCGACGCTCATTGAGTTGGGATGTGCCGATTCGTTGTGGCTCCCTTACCTTGCCCGGAACTATGAAAGCGACTGTTACGGTGTCGATTTTTCGGAGTTGGGGTGCCAACTTGCACAACGGAACCTCGCCCTTGCGGATGCCCGAGGCACAATTCTCTGTGAAGATCTGTTCGCGTTTGCGAAAAGACATCACGCTGCGTTTGATTTCGTTTACTCAATGGGGTTGATTGAGCATTTTAGTACACCGCAAGCGATCTTAGAGGAGATGTACAGCCTGCTCAAACCCGGTGGAACGATGCTCACGATAACGCCGAATCTGCGGGGTATGTATACACCGATCGCCCGCGTCGCGAGTCCAAAACTTCTTGCGACACACAAGGTGATTTTCCCGACTGACCTCGCTTCGGCATTACGGGACACTGGATTTCAGGTCACAGAATTTGGGTATACAGGTGGTCCCTTGAAATTGAGTGTTGTTGATTATTCACCGTGGCGGGCAGTCATCGGTAGATGGGGACATGAAGTGCTTTGTAAGTGTGTCAATCTGACGGATATAGTCATTGGTAATCTCTTGGCGGGACTTCGTGTGCCCAATCAGCAGTTGACTTCGCCTTATGTATATGCTCTCTGTACAAAATCTCTTGGAAAATGTCAGGAACAAATTATTTGA
- a CDS encoding LamG domain-containing protein, translating into MKTLCLLAITLLCAAVAMAEETFFSALESKAEVEREGGTVDGGTFKPGKFGNGFVSEAVGDVIHFPVEDRFVNLDEGTVELWVTMGLDTSDVKGELFTFMTYKRGTDAVFLQFNTGGIAQMRIKSAGSWHNANSAALDWKTGEHHHMAGTWGPDGLKLYLDGRLEGEAPFKKGPTVFAETFEINNASPPDPKFPTNCVVDGLRLSDHQKDPDEFVMDDPADVQPIGKLTTAWARIKSGGGF; encoded by the coding sequence ATGAAAACGTTATGTCTTTTGGCAATCACACTGCTTTGTGCTGCTGTGGCTATGGCAGAGGAGACCTTTTTTTCTGCATTGGAGAGCAAAGCGGAAGTTGAAAGAGAGGGTGGCACCGTCGATGGTGGAACCTTCAAACCCGGTAAATTTGGCAACGGTTTCGTTAGCGAGGCGGTTGGCGATGTTATCCATTTCCCTGTGGAAGACCGTTTTGTCAACCTCGACGAAGGCACTGTTGAGTTGTGGGTAACGATGGGACTTGATACCAGCGACGTCAAAGGTGAACTTTTCACGTTCATGACTTATAAACGCGGCACAGATGCTGTATTTCTGCAGTTTAACACTGGCGGGATCGCACAGATGCGGATTAAAAGTGCCGGATCATGGCATAACGCCAACAGTGCTGCCCTTGACTGGAAAACCGGAGAGCATCACCACATGGCAGGGACATGGGGACCCGACGGCTTGAAACTCTACTTAGATGGTAGGCTGGAAGGTGAAGCCCCATTCAAAAAGGGACCTACGGTGTTCGCTGAAACCTTCGAGATTAACAACGCCTCTCCGCCCGATCCGAAATTCCCAACGAATTGTGTCGTTGATGGATTACGACTTTCTGATCATCAGAAAGATCCAGATGAGTTTGTAATGGATGATCCGGCAGATGTGCAACCGATCGGGAAGCTTACAACGGCGTGGGCACGGATAAAAAGTGGAGGAGGCTTCTAA
- a CDS encoding DUF2851 family protein, producing MDGRAEIERLSKLFRENNEAYRPNLDRIDETFVQKLWHEQRFFDTNMASIDRRAIRVLKPGVWNHNEGPDFMHAEIEIDGKLHVGDVEIHVQSSEWYTHKHHLNSRYNRVILHAVYFDDDINLRIRLQNNKRVPTLELLKWVAVDTGDLYDNTQDSTVSDELCRITGKQLNIEVLKGVFESLGRERFLEKTESLRLLRTRLDFEQLLYEGIMEALGYEHNSKALRELAQHVPFADLDQKSEQEIQATLFGIAGLLPSQREKPLPPEVTDHPSVVALEELWRASEYAELPPRMTEARWRFTGRPLNQPTRRIAAISQLIHRSQGSLMMYFLPTCEKVASADTRRLLRVIERELKALLTIEPVDYWKEHSNFGTGGTRNAGLIGEARAIDIIVNKILPVAYIWAIEADSQKLQEGILKLYSVGSKSAGNQIIRKIDEQIFTEAQQMRLLKPTAKIEQGIIRLYKNYCADRLCDLCPILEHDAVSMEES from the coding sequence GCCGAAATTGAACGCCTCTCTAAATTGTTCAGAGAAAATAATGAGGCTTATCGTCCAAACCTCGATAGAATCGATGAAACGTTCGTTCAGAAATTGTGGCATGAACAACGCTTTTTCGATACCAATATGGCGTCGATTGATAGACGCGCAATTCGTGTGCTAAAGCCTGGGGTTTGGAACCATAACGAAGGTCCCGATTTTATGCACGCCGAGATTGAGATTGATGGCAAGCTTCACGTCGGTGATGTCGAGATTCATGTCCAGTCTTCGGAGTGGTATACGCATAAACACCACCTCAATTCCAGATATAATCGCGTTATTTTGCATGCAGTGTACTTTGATGACGACATCAATCTGCGAATACGGCTCCAGAACAACAAACGCGTTCCGACCTTGGAACTACTGAAATGGGTGGCTGTAGATACTGGAGATTTATATGATAACACCCAAGACTCGACGGTAAGTGATGAACTGTGTCGGATAACAGGGAAGCAGCTGAACATAGAGGTGCTGAAAGGCGTTTTTGAGTCCTTAGGACGTGAACGATTTTTGGAAAAGACGGAGTCGCTGCGCTTGTTGAGAACCCGCCTTGATTTCGAGCAACTCCTCTATGAAGGTATCATGGAAGCGTTGGGATACGAACACAACAGTAAAGCATTGAGAGAGTTGGCGCAGCATGTCCCGTTCGCCGATTTGGATCAGAAATCCGAACAGGAAATTCAAGCGACCCTTTTTGGGATTGCTGGACTGTTACCCTCACAGCGGGAAAAGCCGTTACCGCCTGAAGTAACAGATCATCCGAGTGTTGTAGCATTGGAAGAGTTGTGGCGTGCGTCAGAATATGCTGAACTTCCACCACGCATGACAGAAGCACGCTGGCGTTTCACGGGGAGACCTCTGAACCAGCCGACCCGACGTATTGCGGCAATCAGCCAGTTGATTCATCGCTCTCAAGGGAGCCTGATGATGTATTTTCTGCCGACATGTGAAAAGGTCGCATCAGCGGACACACGAAGGTTGCTACGAGTTATCGAAAGAGAACTTAAGGCTCTACTGACGATTGAACCCGTAGACTACTGGAAAGAACACTCCAACTTCGGGACGGGTGGCACTCGGAACGCTGGGTTGATTGGAGAGGCTCGGGCTATAGACATTATCGTCAATAAAATTTTACCGGTCGCCTATATTTGGGCAATCGAGGCGGATAGTCAGAAATTGCAGGAGGGTATCCTAAAACTTTACAGTGTCGGTTCCAAGTCAGCGGGAAACCAGATTATCCGTAAAATTGATGAACAGATTTTCACAGAGGCGCAGCAGATGCGTCTTCTGAAGCCGACCGCTAAAATTGAACAGGGGATCATCCGTCTTTATAAAAATTATTGTGCTGACCGGCTCTGCGACCTATGCCCTATTTTAGAGCATGACGCCGTTTCCATGGAGGAAAGTTAG